One window of the Zea mays cultivar B73 chromosome 3, Zm-B73-REFERENCE-NAM-5.0, whole genome shotgun sequence genome contains the following:
- the LOC100273982 gene encoding zinc finger CCCH domain-containing protein 9 isoform X1: MQEALVSPANAGRLRSALELKPFAFGDQRLASPRYLNLASVAGGGGGDDALFRCSSPFSPSFGFSSPSPLATSSTISLSPSSSSSLVGDCDCDDDADADAATGHRLQLARLALQYQEVADRYELCLARLADAADEAAALRRENAELRVANGDLTRRLALLSGIGKQAAAAAIADEVRRLRFGEQKAAKERAPEKPAVLPKSISVRSNDYLKMNQPQQVQAPATPAEDNRKPRASNPTTNRSSQRVYKGNGGDKRSEEPKEHRTAGGVELEVYNQGMLKTELCNKWEETGACPYGDQCQFAHGVAELRPVIRHPRYKTQVCRMVLAGEVCPYGHRCHFRHTLTPAERLHLPRP, translated from the exons ATGCAGGAAGCTCTCGTATCTCCGGCCAATGCCGGCCGCCTTCGCTCGGCCTTGGAGCTCAAGCCGTTCGCCTTCGGGGACCAGCGCCTCGCCTCGCCGCGCTACCTCAACCTCGCCTCcgtcgccggcggcggcggcggcgacgacgcgCTGTTCCGCTGCTCCTCGCCGTTCAGCCCCAGCTTCGGCTTCTCCTCGCCGTCGCCGCTCGCCACCTCCTCCACCATCTCGCTCTcaccgtcctcctcctcctccctcgtcGGCGACTGCGACTGCGACgacgacgccgacgccgacgccgccACGGGCCACAGGCTCCAGCTCGCCCGCCTCGCGCTGCAGTACCAGGAGGTGGCCGACCGCtacgagctctgcctcgcccgcctCGCCGACGCCGCGGACGAGGCGGCGGCGCTCCGCCGCGAGAACGCCGAGCTCCGCGTCGCCAACGGCGACCTCACGCGCCGCCTCGCGCTCCTCAGCGGCATTGGCAAgcaggccgccgccgccgcgatcGCCGACGAGGTCCGCCGGCTGCGCTTCGGGGAGCAGAAGGCCGCCAAGGAGCGCGCTCCCGAGAAGCCTGCCGTGCTGCCCAAGAGCATTTCCGTCCGCTCCAACGACTACCTCAAGATGAACCAGCCGCAACAGGTACAGGCCCCCGCCACGCCGGCCGAAGACAACCGCAAGCCTCGCGCGTCGAACCCGACCACCAACCGAAGCTCG CAGCGCGTGTACAAGGGCAATGGCGGCGACAAGAGAAGCGAGGAACCCAAGGAGCATCGCACGGCGGGCGGCGTGGAGCTGGAGGTGTACAACCAGGGCATGTTAAAGACGGAGCTGTGCAACAAGTGGGAGGAGACGGGGGCGTGCCCCTACGGCGACCAGTGCCAGTTCGCTCACGGCGTCGCCGAGCTCCGCCCTGTCATCCGCCATCCGCGCTACAAGACCCAGGTCTGCCGCATGGTCCTCGCCGGCGAGGTCTGCCCCTACGGCCACCGCTGCCACTTCCGCCATACGCTCACCCCCGCCGAACGCCTCCACCTGCCCCGCCCTTAA
- the LOC100273982 gene encoding Zinc finger CCCH domain-containing protein 9 produces the protein MQEALVSPANAGRLRSALELKPFAFGDQRLASPRYLNLASVAGGGGGDDALFRCSSPFSPSFGFSSPSPLATSSTISLSPSSSSSLVGDCDCDDDADADAATGHRLQLARLALQYQEVADRYELCLARLADAADEAAALRRENAELRVANGDLTRRLALLSGIGKQAAAAAIADEVRRLRFGEQKAAKERAPEKPAVLPKSISVRSNDYLKMNQPQQVQAPATPAEDNRKPRASNPTTNRSSRVYKGNGGDKRSEEPKEHRTAGGVELEVYNQGMLKTELCNKWEETGACPYGDQCQFAHGVAELRPVIRHPRYKTQVCRMVLAGEVCPYGHRCHFRHTLTPAERLHLPRP, from the exons ATGCAGGAAGCTCTCGTATCTCCGGCCAATGCCGGCCGCCTTCGCTCGGCCTTGGAGCTCAAGCCGTTCGCCTTCGGGGACCAGCGCCTCGCCTCGCCGCGCTACCTCAACCTCGCCTCcgtcgccggcggcggcggcggcgacgacgcgCTGTTCCGCTGCTCCTCGCCGTTCAGCCCCAGCTTCGGCTTCTCCTCGCCGTCGCCGCTCGCCACCTCCTCCACCATCTCGCTCTcaccgtcctcctcctcctccctcgtcGGCGACTGCGACTGCGACgacgacgccgacgccgacgccgccACGGGCCACAGGCTCCAGCTCGCCCGCCTCGCGCTGCAGTACCAGGAGGTGGCCGACCGCtacgagctctgcctcgcccgcctCGCCGACGCCGCGGACGAGGCGGCGGCGCTCCGCCGCGAGAACGCCGAGCTCCGCGTCGCCAACGGCGACCTCACGCGCCGCCTCGCGCTCCTCAGCGGCATTGGCAAgcaggccgccgccgccgcgatcGCCGACGAGGTCCGCCGGCTGCGCTTCGGGGAGCAGAAGGCCGCCAAGGAGCGCGCTCCCGAGAAGCCTGCCGTGCTGCCCAAGAGCATTTCCGTCCGCTCCAACGACTACCTCAAGATGAACCAGCCGCAACAGGTACAGGCCCCCGCCACGCCGGCCGAAGACAACCGCAAGCCTCGCGCGTCGAACCCGACCACCAACCGAAGCTCG CGCGTGTACAAGGGCAATGGCGGCGACAAGAGAAGCGAGGAACCCAAGGAGCATCGCACGGCGGGCGGCGTGGAGCTGGAGGTGTACAACCAGGGCATGTTAAAGACGGAGCTGTGCAACAAGTGGGAGGAGACGGGGGCGTGCCCCTACGGCGACCAGTGCCAGTTCGCTCACGGCGTCGCCGAGCTCCGCCCTGTCATCCGCCATCCGCGCTACAAGACCCAGGTCTGCCGCATGGTCCTCGCCGGCGAGGTCTGCCCCTACGGCCACCGCTGCCACTTCCGCCATACGCTCACCCCCGCCGAACGCCTCCACCTGCCCCGCCCTTAA